CACCACATGGAACCAGGGAATGATACACAAATTTCAAACTTTCTTCTGCTGGGATTATCAGAAGACTTAGAACTACAGCCCCTCCTCTTTGGGCTTTTCCTCTCCATGTACCTGACCACAGTGTTTGGAAACCTGTTCATCATCCTGGCAGTCAGCTCCGACACCCAGctccacacccccatgtacttcttcctgtcCAACCTGTCCTTGGTGGACATTGGGTTCACCTCCACCACCGTCCCCAAGATGCTGCAGAACATCCAGACCCAGAGCAAAGCCATAACCTACGCAGGATGCATCACCCAGAACTATTTTTTCATCCTCTTCGGAGAGCTGGACATCTGCTTCCTGGCTgtgatggcctatgaccgctTTGTGGCCATCTgccaccccctgcactaccaggcGACTATGCACCCCCGGCTCTGTGGACTCTTGGTTCTGCTATCATGGCTCATCAGCAGCCTGCATTCCCTGTTAGAGAGCTTACTGTTGCTGCGACTATCTTTCTGTAGGGTATTGGAAATCCCCCACTTTTTCTGTGAGCTTAATCAGATGGTCCAGCTAGCCTGTTCGGACACATTTCTCAATAACATGGTGATGTATTTTGGGACAGGGTTGCTTGGAGGTGGCCCCCTGGCTGCTATCCTCTACTCTTACTCTAAGATTGTCTCCTCCATACGTAAAATCTCGTCAGTTCAGGGCAAGTATAAAGCATTTTCCACCTGTGCATCTCACCTCTCTGTGGTCTCCTTGTTTTACTGTACAGTGCTAGGCGTGTATCTTAGCTCTGCTGTGACTCACAGCTCACGCTCCAGTGGGGTTGCCTCAGTGATGTACACTGTGGTCACCCCCATGCTGAACCCCTTCATCTACAGCCTCAGGAACAAAGACATCAAGAGGGCTCTGAAAAGGGTCCTGGGAATGACAGCTCTAAAGGGTCACTTGTCTGGAAACTGAAGAAGTGCCCATGATAGCGGATTCACAGTCCAGGAGCCAGAAGTTACTATTTGATCAGTTTGTGGAAGTAGTGCTTTCCTCTAATACTCGCTTCTTGGAATTTCcattttctatacaataaatagctTACTCTGTTGACTTTCTTCTTTGTTATGTAGATgtattttccatctctctctgtttctctctttctgacaaCGTGGTTCTTGTGTGGtgatgacagaaacagaaaagattACTGTCGAAGATTATGTGGTAGGAGGTAATGCCTAAGTGAGTAAAACTGAGAAAGGAACTGGAGTCATGAACAGGTTGCAGTACAATGAGAAGTTATCACGATGTTCCTCAACATCACAGAATTCAAATATTTGCATCTGTTTCTATGGGCGTTATTATAGCAGGTGTTTCTAGCTACCGTGCACTTACTTGAAACTCCTGTCACCCTCTACAGTGATATTCCATGGGCTTATGAAGGCTATGGGAAAATCCTTTGTATATAAGTTATTGGAAAATGACAAATCACTATGATTGAATACATGAAAACAGGTCCATTAGAAAAGCACAgtgttaaaagaaataatttcatAGTTTGCAAGAAATCTATGTCAAGTATTTAATATAGTAAAGACTAATCTTTATAaagagtttctctttttttattggggagctaATGATTTACAATATCGTCTTTAACACAtcggcacagcctctcatctccccttcacTGATATTTAGAAGACACAACAGAATCCCAATGGCCTTTCATCCtggcccttcctctccttccccagagtcctttgctttggtgcaatacatcacttCCAGTATGAGTTTTTCTTGTTTCCCCTCTCCTGCCAAACACACTTTTAGTACAAAGACAGAGCCTGCAGAGATTTTTAAATCAGCCATAATAAAGCTGAGATTATAGGGTGAAGAATAAAAGAGGAAGTTacgggacatatattcaatggcaTACTATcctgcaattaaaaaaagggggggggtcgggcagtagtgtagcggattaagcgcacgtggtgcaaagcacaaggactggcataaggatcccgatttgagccccggctccccacctgcaggggagttgcgtcacaggcggtgaagcaggtctgcaggtgtctatctttctctcccccgtctccccttctctctccatttctctctgtcctatccaacaatgacatcatcaacaataataataaccacaacaaggctaaaacaactagggcaacaaaaggggaaaaaatggcctccaggagcagtggattcatggtgcaggcacctagccctagcaataaccctggaggcaaaaaaaaaaaaaaaaagaaaaagaaaaaaaaaaagaaaatgacattatGTTCTTTGGGACAGACTGGATGGAATTGTaggcaattattttattttttaaagtttctttcttgggagattaatgttttatagttgactgtaaatacaataatttgtacatacataacatttctcagttttccacataaagagGCAATtatttagtgaagtaagtaaggaggtgaaatgTTCAGTGAAGTAATCAAGGAGATAAAAGATAATtagcagatggtttcattcatatgtagaatatagagaactggaacacatgaacttgcaaaagaaaaagtGGTCTCGAAGAtttttgtgaaaactgtggtggttaaaGGTTGGGCGGGCaggcacagaacattggtggtgagTGCAGTTTAAACTATACCCAccccataatctttttttttctttattgaagggagtaatggtttacaattgacagtaaaatacagtccccataatcttataaaccattattaaatcattcataaaaataagtagtaagaaaaagaaaaaaaaagagaagttaagtAGGGGGCCCAATGATGGCACAcaaggtagagcacacacattgcatgTGCAAGGATGAaacttctttcctctttctctccttctctctctctctctttctttccttctttctatctttctttctttttgccttcatagtaatcactgagactcagtgtgtGTGCACTATGAACGCACCGCTCCCGGAAGGCATTTTTCTCCACTttcttgtataggacagagagaagttgagagaggagggggaggtgaggagggagggagaaagacagacatcttcagACTTGCTTCTGAGCCTGTGGAGccacacccttgcaggtgggtgatgcaaggatgcaagttcaagccctcagtcccacctgcagaggaagagctcagtgagtggtgaagcagtgcttcagttctctgtcttgctctctctagCCTCCTTTCCActccatatctctgtctctataaacaaaagaaaaggaaaaagcagaaaagcaaagaaatatatatatatgtatatatatatagttacagggagtgatagattcataatgcaggtactGACCACcagtgttaataataataatagaaggttTATGAGGAGTTTTACAGTTAATGGAAGAAGGTAAACAGGTCATAGTGAATGGAGAGGTTATGCGGAGAATGGACAgcatcaactttatttatttcatttttttctctctgtgattttttattagtggtttgaaatttatttacaaaattataggacaataataattataatataattccacactgttcctaccaccagagttctgtgtctccagtctctccattggaaactgcagttctcccaaggtcacagatactggtaggctattatttatttttaaagattttaaaaaagatatttacttattcccttttgttgcccttgttgttttattgttgtagttattattgttgttgttcttgatgtcgtcgttgttggataggacagagagaaatggagagaggaggggaagacagagagggggagagaaagagagacacctgcagacctgtttcactgcttgtgaagtgactcccctgcaggtgggagcttgagccggaatccttacgccatccttgtgctttgcgccacctgtgcttaacccattgcgctaccgcccgactcctggtagactattctttctttctttctttctttctttctttctttctttctttctttctttctttctctctctctctctctctttctttctttcttttcttttttttaagagagagccatagcatcactctggtacatggagtgctggggatcaaacttgggactttatgCTAGCAGGTCAATATATTTTATGCACTGTACCATTATCAGCATTGCATCAtagggaaaatttttaaaaaggaaaaaagaaataattttctttctttttaaaaaagatttttaaaatatttatttatttcctttttgttgcccttgtttttattattgttgtagttgttgttgttgttgacatcgttattggataggacagagagaaatggagagaggaggggaagacagagtggggagagaaagagagacacttgcagatctgcttcaccgcttgtgaagtgacttccctgcaggtggggagccggggactcgaaccagaatcctcatccttgcgctttgtccacgtgcacttaacccgctgctctaccgcccgacttccagaaATAATTTTCTTGAGAAAGTATTGTGTTGTTGGAAACGTCaggatacatttttgcatagaaaaacagaaaaatatgttgtGACTTTTCTGAACACCCCATTATTTAAGATGGTTGGTCCCACTAAGTCTCAGCACCCTGGCAGCATGATGTGAGAAGACTGTTCTGTGCAGAAGGACCACAGCCGGCCCAGGGCAATGCACAGTGACTGAGTTGCCAGCTGAACTAGCCACTTTCTTTCATGAAACACTATTTCTACTTAAAACAATAAGTTATTCACACATAAATATTCTGTAGACAGTTTTGtggaaatgaacaaaataaatttGTTATTCCAGAGAAGGATTCTGGTCATTGTTGCAGAACAgtccttttttattagttatttaatattgatttacaaaattataaaatgataaggatataattccaacagttcccaccaccagagttctgtgtccccatcccctccattggaaactgcagtagttctcccaaagtcacagatatgggctgattctctatcatctatctatctatctatctatctatctacctacctatttttttttttgcccattttttctttttctttttgtttcatttttttctatgatcttgcCTTCACTAATGTTCTAAGTCACCTctatacttattactacttcagaatgtctttgcttttttcaaaaaatttttaattatctttatttatttattggatagaaacagctagaaattgagaggaagagggagatagagaacgaaacagagagacacctgcagcgctgcttcaccactgtgaagcttttcctctgcaggtagcccctgcctttcctttttccctcttctctctcagataagagaaacaatgcCTGACTTCctatggtgttttccagattcacttctctctctttttttttttttaatttttttattattaaattttttatttttgagagagatgcagagagagtgacacacacagaaacaccagagtactgctcagctctggcttatggtggtgtgggggattgaacctgggatttaggagcctcaggcatgagagtctgtttgcataaccattatgctgtcaccccaccCTGATTCACTTCTCttttagtgatggtataaaagAAGGTTCCTGGGGgaacaggcagtagcacagctggttaagcgcacatagtacggatcgcaaagatcggcataaggatcctatttccagcccccggctccccacctacaggggagtcacttcacaattggtgaagcaggtctgcaggattctttctctccccccctctgttttcccctcctctctcgattcctctctgtcctatccaataacaatgatagcaataacagcaacaacaataataagaacaacaataaacaacaaaggcaacaaaagggaaaaagtggcctccaggagcagtggatttgtagtgcaggcactgagccccagcgataaccctggaggcaaaaaaaaaaaaaaatcttaaaaaaaaaaaagaagaaggctcCTGGTGACGCTTTGGGTCCTTGTGGAAAGAGAGTACAGAGGCCTatcgtcatcttcccctatcatttacccatCTGAGAGTATagtccaaaattctttttggggtacagaaggtgggatttctggcttctgtaatagcttctctgctggacatggatattggcaggtcaatccatacgcaCAGCAGgcatcaacatttaaaaaaatggtatctATTTGAACGTGATCTATATTCATTATAAAGAGCCCAATGTAGAAATAGTCTGCAAAACAGTACTTGAGAGACGTTTTGCTGTTCACTGATTTTATGCTCTATAGTTAGAGAAAGTACTTAACACTCCTAAATGAAAGGGTAAAGAGCTTGCTTTTTCATGTATTTACTTTCTGGTGAAAAGAGTTTAAACACTAAACTCTGTGGACATCACTTTACACACTGCTCCAAGGCCCCCGCCAAGTCACTAGcttctctgattttcttttctgaAGTGGAGCTCACTGGCACCCTACACTGACCACCCTATGGTCTTTGTAAAAATCAAATCAGAGAATCCCTCTAgggtaataattttttaaattttatatttaaagaaaCACTGACATGAGAGCCAGGAGTTTGatgtactttattttttcccccctttttgttgcccctgttgcttatcatcattattattgttggataggacagagagaaatggagagaggaggggaagacagagagggagacagaaagatagacacctgcagatctgcttcaccactcgtgaagcgacccccctgcaggtggggagccaggggctcgaactgggatccttatgctggtccttgtgctttgcaccatgtgcttttaacctgctgtgctaccatccagtccCCATCTAGGGTGATAAATTTAACTTTTGAGACATGAAGAGATCTAATAACATCTATAAATCAGAGACATTTATTAATGAGGCTACAACAGTTCTTTATATTTGTGATGTAAGGCTGGAATTCCTAATTGTGTGGAGACACAATTAGGAATTCTATGttttataatttaataattattaattattaataattttaattcTATGGTTTATTCTATGGTTATAAAGTTGAATGTGTGTAGTGCTGAAGGTTTGTATCAAAGGATTTGGTCCAGCCTCTTGGTGTAAAGACAACTGACATTTTTGTAGGTATGTATCTTTAATATACTCAGTATTTTAAAGACTCGAAGGGTCTAATATAGATGGTTGCTCAGCCTTGGTTTTTCTGTTAGGTGAGACTAGGTGTGGGGCAGGGAACTCAGAGGTGAGAAGCCTGGAAAGTAGCAGAGTTCATGAGGAAAAACTCACAGCCTGATTTACTTAACTCTAACCAGGCCTACTGGGAGCACACAGTCTCCAGGAAAACTTCTTTCTCTGTCCAGACAGGAGTCCGCAGGGAAATAAATCATCAAGCACTTAGAGGCAGGAGGAGCAAGAGGGAAAACCACCTAATGGGCCGACCTGGGGAGCTGCCAATACCTTCCCTGCTGCAGTCCCTCCTGAATGCAGCCTTAGGGCTGGAGTCAGCCCACTCTTTGCTCTCTTTCTGCTCTCTAGTCTGGAGACCAGCTTCAGTATCACTGACCTGCCTGGAGGATTTCAGGATTTCAGGCTTCCGTACAGGGTGCCCATCTCGGTGAGTCTGAGAGCCCAGGAGATGCCACAGCAGAGGGTCAGAGTGAACGAAAGCCAATCACTGAGAGCACCTACTAGCTTCAAGCCTAGCCCGCAATCTTATCACCTCTTGGGCTGCTGGCTTGCTGACCAATTTATGGGTTAAGAAAGATGCTGCAGGGAGTTCggcggttgcgcagtgggttaagcgcacgtggcgcaaagcacaaggactggcataaggatcccggttccagcccccggctccccacctgcaggggagtcgcttcacaggcggtgaagcagatcttcaggtgtctttctctccccctctctgtcttcccctcctttctccatttctctctgtccta
This DNA window, taken from Erinaceus europaeus chromosome 16, mEriEur2.1, whole genome shotgun sequence, encodes the following:
- the LOC103115897 gene encoding olfactory receptor 7A17-like isoform X2, which gives rise to MEPGNDTQISNFLLLGLSEDLELQPLLFGLFLSMYLTTVFGNLFIILAVSSDTQLHTPMYFFLSNLSLVDIGFTSTTVPKMLQNIQTQSKAITYAGCITQNYFFILFGELDICFLAVMAYDRFVAICHPLHYQATMHPRLCGLLVLLSWLISSLHSLLESLLLLRLSFCRVLEIPHFFCELNQMVQLACSDTFLNNMVMYFGTGLLGGGPLAAILYSYSKIVSSIRKISSVQGKYKAFSTCASHLSVVSLFYCTVLGVYLSSAVTHSSRSSGVASVMYTVVTPMLNPFIYSLRNKDIKRALKRVLGMTALKGHLSGN
- the LOC103115897 gene encoding olfactory receptor 7A17-like isoform X1; this encodes MEPGNDTQISNFLLLGLSEDLELQPLLFGLFLSMYLTTVFGNLFIILAVSSDTQLHTPMYFFLSNLSLVDIGFTSTTVPKMLQNIQTQSKAITYAGCITQNYFFILFGELDICFLAVMAYDRFVAICHPLHYQATMHPRLCGLLVLLSWLISSLHSLLESLLLLRLSFCRVLEIPHFFCELNQMVQLACSDTFLNNMVMYFGTGLLGGGPLAAILYSYSKIVSSIRKISSVQGKYKAFSTCASHLSVVSLFYCTVLGVYLSSAVTHSSRSSGVASVMYTVVTPMLNPFIYSLRNKDIKRALNLFFKREP